A window from Bos indicus isolate NIAB-ARS_2022 breed Sahiwal x Tharparkar chromosome 1, NIAB-ARS_B.indTharparkar_mat_pri_1.0, whole genome shotgun sequence encodes these proteins:
- the SSR3 gene encoding translocon-associated protein subunit gamma isoform X1, which yields MAPKGGPKQQSEEDLLLQDFSRNLSAKSSALFFGNAFIVSAIPIWLYWRIWHMDLIQSAVLYSVMTLVSTYLVAFAYKNVKFVLKHKVAQKREDAVSKEVTRKLSEADNRKMSRKEKDERILWKKNEVADYEATTFSIFYNNTLFLVLVIVASFFILKNFNPTVNYILSISASSGLIALLSTGSK from the exons ATGGCTCCCAAAGGAGGCCCCAAGCAGCAGTCCGAGGAGGACCTGCTCCTGCAGGATTTCAGCCGCAACCTCTCGGCCAAGTCCTCGGCGCTTTTCTTCGGGAACGCCTTCATTGTGTCCGCCATCCCCATCT GGTTATATTGGCGAATATGGCATATGGATCTTATTCAGTCTGCTGTTCTGTATAGTGTGATGACCCTAGTAAGCACTTACTTGGTAGCCTTTGCTTACAAAAATGTGAAATTTGTTCTCAAGCACAA agtAGCACAGAAGAGGGAGGATGCTGTCTCCAAAGAAGTGACTCGGAAACTCTCTGAAGCTGATAATAGAAAGATGTCTCGGAAGGAAAAGGATGAAAG AATCTTGTGGAAGAAGAATGAAGTTGCTGATTATGAAGCTACAACATTTTCCATCTTCTATAATAACACCCTGTTTCTGGTCTTGGTCATTGTTGCTTCCTTCTTTATACTGAAGAACTTCAACCCCACAGT GAACTACATTTTGTCCATAAGTGCTTCCTCAGGCCTCATCGCCCTCCTGTCTACTGGTTCCAAGTAG
- the SSR3 gene encoding translocon-associated protein subunit gamma isoform X2, with translation MDLIQSAVLYSVMTLVSTYLVAFAYKNVKFVLKHKVAQKREDAVSKEVTRKLSEADNRKMSRKEKDERILWKKNEVADYEATTFSIFYNNTLFLVLVIVASFFILKNFNPTVNYILSISASSGLIALLSTGSK, from the exons ATGGATCTTATTCAGTCTGCTGTTCTGTATAGTGTGATGACCCTAGTAAGCACTTACTTGGTAGCCTTTGCTTACAAAAATGTGAAATTTGTTCTCAAGCACAA agtAGCACAGAAGAGGGAGGATGCTGTCTCCAAAGAAGTGACTCGGAAACTCTCTGAAGCTGATAATAGAAAGATGTCTCGGAAGGAAAAGGATGAAAG AATCTTGTGGAAGAAGAATGAAGTTGCTGATTATGAAGCTACAACATTTTCCATCTTCTATAATAACACCCTGTTTCTGGTCTTGGTCATTGTTGCTTCCTTCTTTATACTGAAGAACTTCAACCCCACAGT GAACTACATTTTGTCCATAAGTGCTTCCTCAGGCCTCATCGCCCTCCTGTCTACTGGTTCCAAGTAG